In Gammaproteobacteria bacterium, one DNA window encodes the following:
- a CDS encoding polymer-forming cytoskeletal protein, whose protein sequence is MFGKPQKKFESAKIDTLIGRHTHVKGDVSFSGGLHVEGKVTGNVTAEDDASMLILSENGQINGEVHVPNQVINGMVEGDVYASEHIELATKARIQGNVYYNLIEMAVGAEINGNLVHQKGGKPKLEYKQGQPAGEQHEQQAAGGNS, encoded by the coding sequence ATGTTTGGAAAACCACAGAAAAAGTTCGAAAGTGCCAAGATCGACACCCTGATCGGCCGGCATACCCATGTGAAGGGCGACGTCAGCTTTTCCGGCGGCCTGCACGTGGAAGGCAAGGTGACCGGCAACGTGACGGCGGAGGACGACGCCTCGATGCTGATCCTGAGCGAGAACGGGCAGATCAACGGCGAGGTGCACGTGCCGAACCAGGTGATCAACGGCATGGTGGAAGGCGACGTGTATGCCTCCGAGCACATCGAACTGGCCACCAAGGCGCGTATCCAGGGCAACGTCTACTACAACCTGATCGAAATGGCCGTCGGGGCGGAAATCAACGGCAATCTCGTTCACCAGAAGGGCGGCAAGCCCAAGCTGGAATACAAGCAGGGCCAGCCGGCGGGCGAGCAGCACGAACAACAGGCGGCCGGCGGCAATTCTTGA
- the argC gene encoding N-acetyl-gamma-glutamyl-phosphate reductase encodes MSKIRIGIVGGTGYTAVELLRLLVSHPQAELAAATSREQAGQRIDEAFPNLRGHTDLTFSDRDEAPLAECDVVFFATPNGVAMHAVPGLLEAGVRVIDLAADFRLADAAVWSQWYGMSHACPELLSEAVYGLPEINRDRIRSARLVANPGCYPTAVTLGLLPLLEAGLVDVGSLVADAKSGVSGAGRKPVQQHLLAEAGDNFKAYGVAGHRHLPEIMQTLAQVAPQAELTFVPHLLPMIRGILATLYADLNAGEVDLQAVFESRYRGEPFVDVLPPGSLPETRSVRGANMCRIAVHRPGNGRRAVVLSVIDNLVKGAAGQAVQNMNLMFGLPETLGLEQPALLP; translated from the coding sequence ATGAGCAAGATTCGCATCGGCATCGTTGGTGGCACGGGTTACACCGCCGTCGAACTGCTGCGCCTGCTCGTTTCCCATCCTCAGGCCGAACTGGCGGCGGCCACTTCCCGCGAGCAGGCCGGGCAGCGCATCGACGAGGCGTTTCCCAACCTGCGCGGCCACACCGATCTGACTTTCAGCGATCGCGACGAGGCGCCGCTGGCCGAATGCGATGTCGTGTTTTTCGCCACGCCGAACGGCGTCGCCATGCACGCCGTGCCCGGTCTGCTTGAGGCCGGCGTACGGGTCATTGATCTGGCCGCCGACTTCCGTCTGGCGGATGCCGCGGTCTGGTCGCAGTGGTACGGCATGTCCCATGCCTGCCCGGAGCTGCTGTCCGAAGCGGTGTACGGCCTGCCGGAGATCAATCGAGACCGTATCCGGTCCGCCCGGCTGGTGGCCAATCCCGGTTGTTATCCCACCGCCGTGACACTGGGCCTGCTGCCGTTGCTGGAGGCGGGTCTGGTCGATGTCGGGAGCCTGGTGGCCGACGCCAAGTCGGGCGTCTCGGGTGCCGGCCGCAAGCCCGTTCAGCAGCACTTGCTCGCCGAGGCGGGTGACAATTTCAAGGCCTACGGCGTCGCCGGGCACCGGCACCTGCCCGAGATCATGCAGACCCTGGCGCAGGTCGCGCCGCAGGCCGAGCTGACCTTCGTGCCGCACCTGCTGCCCATGATCCGCGGTATCCTGGCCACCCTGTATGCGGACCTGAATGCCGGGGAGGTCGACCTCCAGGCCGTTTTCGAATCCCGCTATCGCGGCGAGCCCTTCGTCGACGTGCTGCCGCCGGGATCCCTGCCCGAAACGCGCAGCGTGCGCGGTGCCAACATGTGCCGTATCGCCGTGCATCGTCCCGGAAACGGGCGTCGGGCTGTAGTGCTGTCCGTCATCGACAATCTGGTCAAGGGTGCCGCCGGACAAGCGGTACAGAACATGAACCTGATGTTCGGTTTGCCCGAAACGCTCGGGCTGGAACAGCCCGCACTTCTGCCCTGA
- the ptsP gene encoding phosphoenolpyruvate--protein phosphotransferase: MLGILRRIVQDVNDAADLTEALQLVVTQTRRALAVDVCSIYLRLPGQDTLVLMATEGLNPDAVYRVRLDFTEGLVGLVAQRAEPVNLDDAPAHRRYKYFPETGEERYHAFLGVPVIHHRQLQGVLVVQQREHRRFDDEHVAFLLTLAAQLAAAIGHAEMSGEIRALREAKLSEEPRFLSGVPGANGVGIGEVVVAYSPSDLDAVPERDSDDPEGELARLDAAAQAARADLIALKDTLGAHLPEDERALFDAYAMILQDGALLEQARVRIREGQWAEGALAQTVREHARRFASMEDEYLRERATDIRDLGRRVLAHLQSDVRDHHEYPARTVLIGEELTAAQLAEVPTERLVGLVSAHGSGSSHVAILARALGVPATMGVADLPVGRLEGREVVVDGYVGRVYIRLNPQLKSEFERLATEERQLDEGLRKEAYQPAAMKDGREVPVYANTGLLSDISPSLRSGADGIGLYRTEVPFMARDRFPGEEAQRQIYHQVLSAFAPRPVTLRTLDVGGDKPLPYFPVHEDNPFLGWRGIRLTLDHPEIFVTQLRGMLLAGEGLGNLRVLLPMVSSVSELTESLALLERARNELSEEGHDIVMPQVGVMVEVPSAVYLAGAMARHVDFLSIGSNDLIQYLLAVDRNNPRVAGLYHALHPAVLRALVQAVEGAHGAGKPVSVCGEMAGDPASALLLLGMGVDSLSVSAAMLPRIKWVVRSFSDAQARALAEEALRREEPAAVRALLNEALIGAGLGGLVRAGKT, from the coding sequence GTGCTGGGTATTCTGCGCCGTATAGTTCAGGACGTTAACGACGCTGCCGATCTCACCGAGGCGCTGCAGCTCGTCGTCACTCAGACGCGCCGCGCCCTGGCGGTCGACGTCTGTTCGATCTACCTGCGGCTGCCCGGCCAGGACACCCTGGTGCTGATGGCCACCGAGGGCCTCAATCCCGATGCCGTTTACCGCGTCAGGCTGGACTTCACCGAAGGGCTGGTCGGCCTGGTGGCCCAGCGGGCGGAACCGGTCAACCTGGACGACGCCCCGGCGCATCGGCGTTACAAGTACTTTCCCGAAACCGGCGAGGAGCGTTATCACGCCTTTCTGGGCGTGCCGGTGATTCATCACCGCCAGCTGCAGGGCGTGCTGGTGGTTCAGCAGCGCGAGCATCGCCGCTTCGACGACGAGCACGTGGCCTTTCTCCTCACCCTGGCAGCGCAGCTGGCGGCGGCGATCGGCCACGCCGAGATGAGTGGCGAGATCCGGGCCCTGCGCGAGGCCAAGCTCTCCGAGGAGCCGCGTTTTCTGAGCGGTGTGCCCGGGGCGAACGGCGTGGGCATCGGCGAGGTGGTGGTGGCCTACAGCCCCAGCGACCTGGACGCCGTTCCCGAGCGTGACAGCGACGATCCGGAGGGCGAGCTCGCCCGCCTGGACGCCGCCGCCCAGGCGGCGCGCGCGGACCTGATCGCGCTCAAGGACACCCTCGGCGCGCACCTGCCCGAGGACGAACGCGCCCTGTTCGATGCCTATGCGATGATTCTGCAGGATGGTGCGCTGCTGGAGCAGGCGCGTGTCCGCATTCGTGAGGGGCAGTGGGCCGAGGGTGCGCTGGCGCAGACCGTGCGCGAGCATGCACGTCGCTTCGCTTCCATGGAAGACGAATACCTGCGCGAGCGGGCCACGGACATCCGCGACCTGGGCCGGCGGGTGCTGGCCCACCTGCAGTCGGATGTGCGCGATCATCACGAGTATCCCGCGCGCACGGTGCTGATCGGCGAGGAACTCACCGCCGCGCAACTGGCCGAGGTGCCGACGGAGCGTCTGGTGGGTCTGGTGTCGGCGCACGGTTCCGGCTCATCGCACGTGGCGATTCTCGCCCGCGCCCTGGGCGTTCCGGCCACGATGGGGGTGGCGGACCTGCCGGTGGGACGCCTGGAAGGGCGCGAGGTCGTCGTGGACGGCTATGTGGGGCGCGTCTACATACGCCTCAATCCGCAGCTCAAGTCCGAATTCGAACGCCTGGCCACCGAAGAGCGGCAGCTTGACGAAGGCCTGCGCAAGGAGGCCTACCAGCCGGCCGCCATGAAGGACGGACGCGAGGTGCCGGTCTACGCCAACACCGGCCTGCTGTCCGATATCAGTCCGTCATTGCGTTCCGGCGCGGACGGCATCGGCCTGTACCGGACCGAGGTGCCGTTCATGGCGCGCGACCGGTTCCCGGGCGAGGAGGCCCAACGTCAGATCTACCACCAGGTGCTGTCCGCGTTCGCACCGCGCCCCGTCACCTTGCGCACCCTGGACGTGGGCGGCGACAAACCCCTGCCTTATTTCCCCGTGCACGAGGACAATCCCTTTCTGGGCTGGCGCGGCATTCGCCTCACCCTCGATCATCCGGAGATCTTCGTCACCCAGCTGCGCGGCATGCTGCTGGCCGGCGAGGGATTGGGCAACCTGCGCGTGCTGCTGCCCATGGTCAGCTCGGTCAGCGAACTGACGGAATCGTTGGCATTGCTGGAGCGGGCGCGCAACGAGCTGAGCGAGGAAGGCCATGACATCGTCATGCCGCAGGTCGGCGTCATGGTGGAGGTGCCTTCCGCCGTCTACCTGGCCGGGGCGATGGCCCGGCACGTGGATTTCCTGAGCATCGGCAGCAATGACCTGATCCAGTATCTGCTGGCGGTGGATCGCAACAACCCGCGCGTCGCGGGGCTGTACCACGCACTGCACCCGGCGGTGCTGCGTGCCCTCGTGCAGGCCGTGGAGGGCGCGCATGGCGCCGGCAAGCCAGTGAGCGTGTGCGGGGAAATGGCCGGCGACCCCGCCTCGGCCCTGTTGTTGCTGGGCATGGGCGTGGACAGCCTGAGCGTCAGTGCCGCCATGCTGCCGCGCATCAAGTGGGTGGTGCGCAGTTTCAGCGACGCGCAGGCCCGGGCATTGGCGGAGGAGGCACTGCGGCGCGAGGAACCCGCCGCAGTGCGTGCACTGTTGAACGAGGCGCTGATCGGGGCCGGGCTGGGCGGCCTGGTGCGGGCCGGCAAGACCTGA
- a CDS encoding TlpA disulfide reductase family protein produces the protein MKTKDIFISVFAIALIGGLLALWLAPSGMRKAPDIHFTTLDGRQMSLADLRGRPVLVNFWATTCPGCIKEMPELVKLYRKFSPQGLEIIGVSMSYDPPDQVRAMQALRKLPYLLTMDTDDKIAKAFGEIRLTPTSFLIAPDGTIVYQKLGELNFKHIEQTISGLLPAKAKESA, from the coding sequence ATGAAAACCAAGGATATTTTCATCAGCGTCTTCGCCATCGCCCTGATCGGCGGGCTGCTGGCGCTGTGGCTTGCGCCCTCCGGCATGCGCAAGGCCCCCGACATCCATTTCACGACGCTGGACGGCCGCCAGATGAGCCTGGCCGATCTGCGCGGGCGGCCGGTACTGGTCAACTTCTGGGCCACCACCTGCCCCGGCTGCATCAAGGAAATGCCCGAACTGGTCAAGCTATACCGGAAATTCTCCCCGCAGGGTCTCGAGATCATCGGCGTGTCGATGTCCTACGACCCACCGGACCAGGTGCGCGCCATGCAGGCGCTCAGAAAACTGCCCTATCTGTTGACCATGGACACCGACGACAAGATCGCCAAGGCCTTCGGCGAGATCCGGCTGACCCCGACCTCGTTCCTGATCGCCCCGGACGGTACCATCGTCTACCAGAAGCTGGGCGAGCTGAATTTCAAGCACATCGAGCAGACCATCAGCGGCCTGCTGCCCGCCAAGGCCAAGGAATCGGCCTGA
- a CDS encoding HAD-IB family hydrolase: protein MALAIFDLDHTLLQGDSDYEWGRFLVRLGVVDGETYERTNLAFYEQYKAGTLDIHEFARFAFRPLAENPVAQLQAWRVQFMEEVILSMISAGSRDLLDTHRGRGDTLLIITATNRFVTEPIARELGVDHLLATDPEFHGGRYTGRIAGVPCFREGKVTRLQQWLEEHGRNLQDSWFYSDSHNDLPLLELVDHPVAVDADEPLTRIAGERGWRTLSLVG from the coding sequence GTGGCGCTGGCCATTTTCGATCTCGATCACACCCTGCTGCAGGGCGACAGCGATTACGAGTGGGGACGCTTTCTGGTGCGCCTGGGTGTAGTTGACGGGGAAACCTACGAACGCACCAACCTGGCCTTTTACGAGCAGTACAAGGCCGGCACGCTCGATATCCACGAATTCGCGCGTTTCGCCTTCCGCCCCCTGGCGGAAAACCCGGTGGCGCAGCTTCAGGCCTGGCGCGTGCAGTTCATGGAAGAAGTGATCCTGTCGATGATCAGCGCCGGCTCCCGGGACCTGCTCGATACGCACCGCGGCCGCGGCGACACCCTGTTGATCATCACCGCCACCAACCGTTTCGTCACCGAGCCGATCGCCCGCGAACTGGGGGTCGACCACCTGCTGGCCACCGATCCCGAATTCCACGGCGGCCGCTATACCGGACGCATCGCCGGCGTACCCTGTTTCCGCGAGGGCAAGGTCACCCGGCTGCAGCAATGGCTGGAGGAACACGGCCGCAACCTGCAGGACAGCTGGTTCTACAGCGACTCCCACAACGACCTGCCGCTGCTGGAACTGGTCGACCATCCCGTGGCCGTGGACGCCGACGAGCCGCTCACCCGGATCGCAGGGGAGCGTGGCTGGCGGACGCTGTCGTTAGTCGGCTGA
- a CDS encoding RNA pyrophosphohydrolase has translation MIDSEGFRANVGIILCNRDGSLFWGKRTGQDAWQFPQGGIKSSETPRDALFRELQEETGLLPEHVEVIGWTRRWLRYRLPRHLIRRNSWPRCIGQKQRWYLLRLIGDEACVQLDASEHPEFDSWCWIDYWRPAREVVFFKRKVYQRALSELEPCLHKILEE, from the coding sequence GTGATTGATTCCGAAGGGTTCAGGGCCAACGTCGGTATCATCCTCTGCAATCGTGACGGCAGTTTATTCTGGGGCAAGCGCACAGGGCAGGATGCCTGGCAGTTTCCCCAGGGCGGGATCAAGTCCAGCGAGACTCCCCGCGACGCGCTTTTCCGTGAGCTGCAGGAAGAAACGGGCCTGCTTCCCGAACATGTCGAGGTGATCGGCTGGACCCGGCGCTGGCTGCGTTACCGGCTGCCACGGCATCTGATTCGCCGCAACAGCTGGCCGCGTTGCATCGGGCAGAAACAGCGCTGGTACCTGCTGCGTCTGATCGGGGATGAAGCCTGCGTGCAGCTGGATGCCTCGGAACACCCGGAATTCGACAGTTGGTGCTGGATCGACTACTGGCGGCCCGCCCGCGAGGTGGTGTTTTTCAAGCGCAAGGTCTATCAACGCGCCTTGAGTGAACTCGAACCCTGTCTGCACAAGATACTGGAAGAGTAG
- a CDS encoding chloride channel protein: MHPLREFAKDLLSAEVWKARLVFWAGAIVVGLVAVFFAKAADYANGLFRHLITYSPWLPLAVTPIILMLVAWLTIRFFPGSQGSGIPQAMAALEMREQALRQPLLSLRIVIGKIVLTLLGLLSGASIGREGPTVHIGASIMFSIGRLAKFPFHYMDRGLILAGSAAGIAAAFNTPLAGVVFAIEEMSRSFEERTNGTLITAVIIAGVTAVALLGNYTYFGTTDATLGAESPWPAVFICGVAGGLLGGLFSLIIVRGTRWLAPWQRRRPLLIAIGCGLVIAAAGVLSGSQTYGTGYEEARELLTQTGTLGSSYFFYKFLATVASYLSGIPGGIFAPSLATGAGLGAVIGHWLPGTPIAVVILLGMVGYFAGVVQTPITSFVIVVEMTANHELVLPLMATAFIAYVVSKLICPTAIYQELAIAFRPPQEAPKPEGEDEAKPAPASERGTP; encoded by the coding sequence ATGCACCCGCTGCGCGAGTTCGCCAAAGACCTTTTATCCGCGGAGGTCTGGAAAGCACGCCTTGTCTTTTGGGCGGGCGCGATCGTGGTCGGCCTGGTCGCCGTCTTCTTCGCCAAGGCGGCCGATTACGCCAACGGGCTGTTCCGCCACCTGATCACGTACTCGCCCTGGCTGCCGCTCGCCGTCACCCCCATCATTCTGATGCTGGTCGCGTGGCTGACCATCCGGTTCTTCCCCGGTTCACAGGGCAGCGGTATTCCGCAGGCCATGGCCGCGCTCGAGATGCGCGAACAGGCCCTGCGCCAGCCGCTGCTTTCGCTGCGCATCGTGATCGGCAAGATCGTCCTTACCCTGCTCGGCCTGCTGAGCGGCGCCTCCATCGGCCGCGAGGGTCCGACCGTGCACATCGGCGCCTCGATCATGTTTTCGATCGGCCGCCTGGCCAAGTTCCCGTTCCACTACATGGACCGCGGCCTCATCCTGGCCGGCAGCGCGGCGGGCATCGCGGCCGCGTTCAACACCCCGCTGGCCGGGGTGGTGTTCGCCATCGAGGAAATGAGCCGCTCCTTCGAGGAGCGCACCAACGGCACCCTGATCACCGCCGTTATCATCGCCGGCGTCACGGCGGTCGCCCTGCTCGGCAACTACACCTATTTCGGCACCACCGACGCCACCCTGGGCGCCGAAAGCCCCTGGCCGGCGGTCTTCATCTGCGGCGTCGCGGGTGGCCTGCTGGGCGGCCTGTTCAGCCTGATCATCGTCCGGGGCACACGCTGGCTCGCACCCTGGCAACGGCGGCGCCCCCTGCTGATCGCCATCGGCTGCGGGCTGGTGATCGCCGCAGCCGGCGTGCTGTCAGGCAGCCAGACCTACGGCACGGGTTACGAAGAGGCGCGCGAACTGCTGACCCAGACCGGCACCCTCGGCAGCAGCTACTTTTTTTACAAATTTCTGGCCACGGTCGCCTCTTATCTGAGCGGCATCCCCGGCGGCATCTTCGCCCCGTCGCTGGCCACCGGCGCCGGACTGGGGGCGGTCATCGGACACTGGCTGCCGGGCACGCCGATCGCGGTGGTCATCCTGCTCGGCATGGTCGGCTATTTCGCCGGCGTGGTGCAGACCCCGATCACCTCCTTCGTAATCGTGGTGGAGATGACCGCCAACCACGAACTGGTGCTGCCGCTGATGGCGACCGCTTTCATCGCCTATGTCGTCTCCAAGCTGATCTGTCCCACCGCGATTTATCAGGAACTTGCCATCGCCTTCCGCCCCCCGCAGGAAGCACCCAAACCCGAGGGGGAAGATGAAGCGAAGCCAGCGCCCGCCTCGGAGCGGGGAACCCCCTGA
- a CDS encoding rubredoxin: protein MCVICGFIYDEAKGLPDEGIAPGTKWEDIPLNWTCPECGASKEDFEMMEI from the coding sequence ATGTGTGTCATATGCGGGTTTATTTATGATGAAGCCAAAGGGTTGCCGGACGAAGGGATTGCGCCCGGAACCAAGTGGGAAGATATCCCTCTCAACTGGACGTGCCCTGAGTGCGGGGCGAGCAAGGAAGACTTCGAAATGATGGAAATCTAG
- a CDS encoding EAL domain-containing protein — protein MGLLVAVLLLHSREQDIDARYAANAERATYEIAEVLRRVDWAPFHDPQQRLVEDYLNDIRTDFRFSALRLEQGRRHIDSGAPTGDVKTLSQKIVTAGRPGFQLIFYLPDYGRAARDMRNRTLLAVGALVFVFALILQKVLQNLLSKPFGEMVASANAFAEGNTAARFDESRRDEFGFLASFINRALDSVVEKQRDLQHALKQANRAEAALSNEKERAEVTLNSITDAVITTDEQGRVQYMNPAAVRLLGWGVLEALGRPLEEIARLHRENSDIVIPDPVQECLRTGNVVTVSRHAVLVRHNDTEIAIEANAAPMRNQEGEIIGAVAVFQDVSHARRLTRQLTYQASHDLVTGLYNRRKFEELLDSALVSAQEEDHHHALCYLDLDQFKLVNDTCGHQAGDELLKQLSILLRESLREGDVLARLGGDEFGVLLENCPLQEAVQVADKLRQAIRDTRFVWEGKGFEIGVSVGVVPITALSDNLASLMSAADVACYAAKDSGRNRVHVYEATDELLARRQGEMQWVSRISNALKDNRLQLYRQPIRPLSHEADEEGEHWEILLRMIDEDGRTILPHAFLPAAERYDLMPAIDRWVVHSTFEALKAGCCHGQPTRRRVVTINLSGASLNDEGLYHYIRSAGEEFGIDFGEICFEVTETVAISNLVKARQLMQELRALGCRFALDDFGSGLSSFGYLKNLPVDYLKIDGAFVKDMLSDPVDREMVAAVTRLGHVMRIRTIAEWVEDEAVIPLLQELGVDYAQGYALGQPRRMTDPVEV, from the coding sequence GTGGGCCTGCTGGTCGCGGTCCTGCTGCTGCATTCGCGCGAGCAGGACATCGACGCGCGTTACGCGGCGAACGCCGAGCGGGCCACCTACGAGATCGCCGAGGTGCTACGCCGCGTGGACTGGGCCCCGTTCCACGATCCCCAGCAGCGTCTGGTCGAAGATTACCTCAACGATATCCGGACGGATTTCCGCTTCAGTGCCCTGCGCCTGGAACAGGGCCGGCGCCACATCGACAGCGGGGCGCCGACCGGTGATGTCAAAACGCTTTCTCAGAAAATCGTCACCGCAGGGAGGCCCGGCTTCCAGCTGATCTTCTACCTGCCCGACTACGGGCGCGCCGCGCGCGACATGCGTAACCGCACCCTGCTTGCCGTCGGCGCGCTGGTGTTCGTATTCGCCCTGATCCTGCAAAAGGTCCTGCAAAATCTCCTTTCCAAACCCTTCGGGGAAATGGTGGCCAGCGCCAATGCATTCGCGGAGGGCAATACGGCCGCGCGTTTCGACGAGTCCCGCCGCGACGAATTCGGGTTTCTCGCCAGCTTCATCAATCGGGCGCTGGATTCGGTGGTGGAGAAGCAGCGCGACCTGCAGCACGCGCTCAAGCAGGCCAATCGTGCCGAGGCGGCGCTGTCGAACGAAAAGGAGCGCGCCGAGGTGACGCTGAATTCGATCACGGATGCGGTGATTACCACGGACGAGCAGGGCCGGGTGCAGTACATGAATCCGGCGGCCGTGCGCCTGCTGGGCTGGGGCGTGCTCGAAGCGCTGGGCCGGCCGCTGGAGGAGATCGCACGCCTGCACCGCGAAAACTCGGATATCGTGATTCCCGATCCCGTGCAGGAATGCCTGCGCACCGGCAACGTCGTGACCGTATCGCGGCATGCCGTGCTGGTGCGGCACAACGATACCGAGATCGCCATCGAGGCCAATGCGGCGCCCATGCGTAATCAGGAAGGCGAGATCATCGGCGCCGTGGCGGTGTTTCAGGATGTCAGCCATGCGCGCCGACTCACCCGGCAGCTGACCTATCAGGCCAGCCACGACCTGGTGACGGGGCTGTACAACCGCCGCAAGTTCGAGGAACTGCTGGATTCGGCGCTGGTCTCCGCCCAGGAGGAGGATCATCACCACGCCTTGTGTTACCTGGATCTCGACCAGTTCAAGCTCGTCAACGACACCTGCGGTCACCAGGCCGGGGACGAACTACTCAAGCAACTGTCCATCCTGCTGCGCGAATCGCTGCGCGAGGGCGACGTGCTGGCCCGCTTGGGTGGGGACGAATTCGGCGTGCTGCTGGAAAACTGTCCGCTGCAAGAGGCCGTGCAGGTGGCCGACAAGCTGCGTCAGGCCATTCGCGATACCCGTTTCGTCTGGGAGGGCAAGGGCTTCGAGATCGGGGTCAGCGTCGGCGTCGTGCCGATTACCGCCTTGAGCGACAACCTGGCGAGTCTGATGAGCGCCGCTGACGTGGCCTGTTATGCAGCCAAGGATTCCGGCCGCAACCGCGTGCATGTCTACGAGGCGACGGACGAACTGCTGGCACGCAGGCAGGGGGAGATGCAGTGGGTGTCGCGTATCAGTAACGCCCTGAAGGACAACCGCCTGCAGCTTTACCGCCAGCCGATCCGGCCGTTGTCGCACGAGGCGGACGAGGAGGGCGAGCACTGGGAAATCCTGCTGCGCATGATCGACGAGGACGGCCGTACCATCCTGCCCCATGCCTTCCTGCCGGCCGCGGAACGCTACGACCTCATGCCCGCCATCGATCGTTGGGTGGTGCATTCCACCTTCGAGGCGCTCAAGGCGGGATGCTGCCACGGCCAGCCCACGCGCCGCCGCGTGGTCACCATCAACCTGTCGGGCGCCTCGCTCAACGACGAGGGGCTTTATCACTACATCCGCTCTGCCGGCGAGGAATTCGGCATCGATTTCGGGGAGATCTGTTTCGAGGTCACCGAAACCGTGGCCATCAGCAACCTGGTCAAGGCCCGCCAGTTGATGCAGGAACTCAGGGCACTCGGTTGCCGCTTCGCCCTGGACGACTTCGGCAGCGGGTTGAGCTCCTTCGGCTATCTCAAGAACCTGCCGGTCGACTATCTCAAGATCGACGGCGCCTTCGTCAAGGACATGCTCAGCGATCCGGTGGATCGCGAAATGGTGGCCGCCGTCACCCGCCTCGGGCACGTGATGCGTATCCGCACCATCGCGGAATGGGTGGAAGACGAGGCCGTGATCCCTCTGCTGCAGGAGCTGGGCGTGGACTACGCCCAGGGCTACGCCCTGGGCCAGCCCAGGCGCATGACCGACCCGGTCGAGGTCTGA
- the hemJ gene encoding protoporphyrinogen oxidase HemJ has translation MFLWIKALHVIFMVTWFAGLFYLPRLYVYHAQEMTPETGTLFKVMERRLFFIMTLGGSLTVLFGLWMLIWQWGYYGHQVWMHVKLTLVVLLIGYHAWCWKLMRDFRADRNRHSHRWYRWFNEFPSILLILIVILVIVKP, from the coding sequence ATGTTTCTCTGGATCAAGGCCCTGCACGTGATCTTCATGGTCACCTGGTTCGCCGGCCTGTTCTATCTGCCCCGGCTGTACGTCTATCACGCGCAGGAAATGACGCCAGAGACCGGCACCCTGTTCAAGGTCATGGAACGGCGACTGTTTTTCATCATGACCCTGGGCGGGTCACTGACCGTGCTGTTCGGGCTGTGGATGCTGATCTGGCAGTGGGGGTACTACGGCCACCAGGTGTGGATGCACGTCAAGCTGACCCTGGTGGTTCTGCTGATCGGCTACCACGCCTGGTGCTGGAAGCTGATGCGCGACTTCCGCGCCGACAGGAACCGGCACAGCCACCGCTGGTACCGCTGGTTCAACGAGTTTCCCAGCATCCTGCTCATCCTGATCGTCATCCTGGTGATCGTGAAACCCTGA
- the erpA gene encoding iron-sulfur cluster insertion protein ErpA, with protein sequence MSATQTTEAMPSPLIFTDSAASKVKSLIEEENNDNLKLRVFVTGGGCSGFQYGFTFDENVNDGDTMVENGGVTLLIDPMSYQYLVGAEIDYTEGLEGAQFVIRNPNATTTCGCGSSFSV encoded by the coding sequence ATGAGCGCGACACAGACGACCGAAGCCATGCCGTCCCCCCTGATCTTCACCGATTCCGCCGCCTCGAAGGTCAAAAGCCTGATCGAGGAGGAGAACAACGACAACCTGAAGTTGCGCGTGTTCGTGACTGGCGGTGGTTGCTCCGGATTCCAGTATGGCTTCACCTTCGACGAGAACGTCAACGACGGTGACACCATGGTTGAGAACGGCGGCGTGACGCTGCTGATCGATCCGATGAGCTACCAGTATCTGGTCGGCGCCGAGATCGACTACACCGAGGGTCTGGAAGGGGCGCAGTTCGTGATTCGCAATCCGAACGCCACCACCACCTGTGGTTGCGGGTCTTCCTTCTCGGTGTAA